A genomic segment from Mustela lutreola isolate mMusLut2 chromosome 15, mMusLut2.pri, whole genome shotgun sequence encodes:
- the MCRIP1 gene encoding mapk-regulated corepressor-interacting protein 1 isoform X5, whose amino-acid sequence MRRVWASFSEAEGTRLWSAGPDTPAMTSSPVSRVVYNGKRNSSPRSPPSSSEIFTPAHEENVRFIYEAWQGVERDLRSQMSGSERGLVEEYVEKVPNPSLKTFKPIDLSDLKRRNTPDAKKS is encoded by the exons GGTCTGGGCTTCCTTTTCAGAGGCCGAGGGGACCCGGCTGTGGAGTGCAGGACCAGACACCCCCGCAATGACCAG TTCCCCCGTCTCCAGAGTTGTCTACAACGGCAAGAGGAACAGCAGCCCCCGCTCTCCCCCCAGCAGCAGTGAGATCTTCACCCCAGCCCACGAGGAGAATGTGCGTTTCATTTACGAAG CCTGGCAGGGCGTGGAGCGAGACCTGCGGAGCCAGATGTCCGGCAGCGAGCGGGGCCTGGTGGAGGAGTACGTGGAGAAGGTCCCTAACCCCAGTCTGAAGA CCTTCAAGCCCATCGACCTGAGCGACCTGAAGCGCCGGAACACGCCGGACGCCAAGAAGTCCTGA
- the MCRIP1 gene encoding mapk-regulated corepressor-interacting protein 1 isoform X6 — protein sequence MTSSPVSRVVYNGKRNSSPRSPPSSSEIFTPAHEENVRFIYEAWQGVERDLRSQMSGSERGLVEEYVEKVPNPSLKTFKPIDLSDLKRRNTPDAKKS from the exons ATGACCAG TTCCCCCGTCTCCAGAGTTGTCTACAACGGCAAGAGGAACAGCAGCCCCCGCTCTCCCCCCAGCAGCAGTGAGATCTTCACCCCAGCCCACGAGGAGAATGTGCGTTTCATTTACGAAG CCTGGCAGGGCGTGGAGCGAGACCTGCGGAGCCAGATGTCCGGCAGCGAGCGGGGCCTGGTGGAGGAGTACGTGGAGAAGGTCCCTAACCCCAGTCTGAAGA CCTTCAAGCCCATCGACCTGAGCGACCTGAAGCGCCGGAACACGCCGGACGCCAAGAAGTCCTGA